The following proteins come from a genomic window of Geminicoccaceae bacterium SCSIO 64248:
- a CDS encoding GntR family transcriptional regulator, which translates to MIQRAAATKPAPRDAASRRTSVRARNHYLLANQILDHIRASRFRKNQHLVESALAERFDVSRTLVRTALRLLDEQRIVQLKRHQGYFLRWDWEQLEGRLVDIPPSTDDEVYRIILRDRLEGAIPERVTQVALIDRYDVDRSVLLRVLSRMANEGLLIKNKGHGWTFQPTIDSAISLRNSYDLRRVLEPAGILLPGFAVDREALGLMRSAHLAIGANTDTVSDTGLFTIDADFHEMIAGFTGNSFFLQAIQQQNRLRRAMEYNTYTNRTRVRDWLDEHLAIIDALAADRRSDAARLMTVHLDNGFGEGEHALPPLATQNG; encoded by the coding sequence GTGATCCAGCGTGCCGCCGCTACGAAGCCCGCTCCGCGCGACGCCGCCTCCCGGCGGACTTCGGTCCGGGCCCGGAACCACTACCTGCTCGCCAACCAGATCCTCGACCACATCCGGGCCTCGCGGTTCCGGAAGAACCAGCATCTCGTCGAGTCCGCCCTGGCCGAGCGCTTCGACGTCTCGCGCACGCTGGTTCGCACGGCACTCAGGCTTCTCGACGAGCAACGGATCGTCCAGCTGAAACGCCACCAGGGCTATTTCCTGCGCTGGGATTGGGAGCAGCTCGAAGGCAGGCTGGTCGACATTCCGCCGAGCACGGACGACGAGGTCTACCGGATCATCCTGCGCGACCGCCTGGAAGGCGCCATCCCGGAACGCGTCACGCAGGTCGCCCTGATCGACCGCTACGACGTCGACCGCAGCGTGCTCCTGCGCGTGCTGTCGCGCATGGCGAACGAGGGCTTGCTGATCAAGAACAAGGGCCACGGCTGGACATTCCAGCCGACCATCGACTCGGCGATCTCGCTGCGCAACAGCTACGACCTGCGTCGCGTGCTCGAGCCCGCGGGCATCCTCCTGCCCGGCTTCGCCGTCGACCGCGAGGCCCTCGGCCTGATGCGATCAGCCCATCTTGCGATCGGCGCCAACACGGATACGGTGAGCGACACCGGCCTGTTCACGATCGACGCCGACTTTCACGAGATGATCGCGGGCTTCACCGGCAACAGCTTCTTCCTGCAGGCGATCCAGCAGCAGAACCGCCTGCGGCGCGCGATGGAATACAACACCTACACCAACCGCACGCGCGTGCGCGACTGGCTGGACGAGCATCTCGCCATCATCGACGCGCTCGCAGCCGACCGGCGCAGCGACGCGGCGCGCCTCATGACCGTGCATCTCGACAACGGCTTTGGCGAAGGGGAGCACGCCTTGCCTCCCCTGGCGACGCAGAACGGCTAG
- a CDS encoding DUF4394 domain-containing protein: MDDETLATFPAVEEGVALTSDLVTPVDPARLALTPKDVNVGADPMIVANAYSNNVDGAERGSTQQYVLDHGTNSLATLANNSGRLNTIGEVTVDGETVDFGANAGLDIVTDGNGTDTAYALLSVGSETGLYTLDLETGAATVLADEDIGTVNGLAVSGTTAYALGDDGSTLLSLDISDPGAITSPSQIDSVDLGGNLDAIDFRPATGELYGYDDETDAFYTVDLATGALTEASMPGGAATDTGLLDIDWNPSNDQARIVTETGQNIVYDPEDGDVSDGRTEPLYYDAGNATGIFVSESAAFKNDLGVYLVGPDGTIGDATIAVRAFTEGDGSEGTSEPGANMSLEELFTTEQLAGAESFGFILFQNGSREYGGNDFTIREADGGRASVDSDPSGLVMRGEDGELIVTKGETFFADSRLNIDGETRVTSGADPESGNLVLGFEDLSDQDFNDLVFAVENGIDHSAAFDPTAADMATTSDDMMLV, from the coding sequence TTGGACGACGAGACCCTTGCGACCTTTCCTGCCGTTGAGGAGGGTGTCGCCCTGACATCCGACCTGGTCACCCCGGTCGATCCGGCCCGGCTGGCCTTGACCCCCAAGGACGTCAATGTCGGCGCCGATCCCATGATCGTGGCCAACGCGTATTCGAACAACGTGGACGGGGCGGAGAGGGGAAGCACCCAGCAATACGTCCTCGATCACGGCACCAACAGCCTCGCTACCCTGGCCAACAATTCCGGCAGGCTGAACACCATCGGCGAGGTTACGGTCGACGGTGAGACGGTCGACTTCGGCGCCAATGCCGGCTTGGACATCGTGACCGACGGGAACGGCACGGACACGGCCTATGCCCTGCTCTCCGTCGGCAGCGAGACCGGTCTTTACACGCTCGATCTCGAAACCGGCGCCGCCACGGTCCTGGCCGACGAGGACATCGGCACGGTCAACGGTCTCGCCGTCAGCGGCACGACCGCCTATGCGCTGGGCGACGACGGCAGCACGCTGCTGTCGCTCGATATCTCCGATCCCGGCGCGATCACGAGCCCCAGCCAGATCGACAGCGTCGATCTCGGCGGCAATCTCGACGCGATCGACTTCCGTCCCGCGACGGGCGAGCTCTACGGCTATGACGACGAAACCGATGCCTTCTACACGGTCGATCTCGCGACCGGGGCGTTGACCGAAGCGTCGATGCCGGGCGGCGCCGCGACCGATACGGGCCTGCTCGATATCGACTGGAATCCGTCCAACGACCAGGCGCGCATCGTCACCGAGACGGGACAGAACATCGTCTACGACCCCGAAGACGGCGACGTGTCGGACGGGCGGACCGAGCCGCTCTACTACGACGCCGGCAACGCGACGGGGATCTTCGTCAGCGAGAGCGCGGCCTTCAAGAACGATCTCGGCGTCTATCTCGTCGGCCCCGACGGCACGATCGGCGACGCCACCATCGCCGTTCGGGCCTTCACCGAAGGCGACGGCTCCGAGGGCACGTCCGAGCCCGGCGCCAACATGTCTCTCGAGGAGTTGTTCACCACCGAGCAGCTTGCGGGCGCCGAAAGCTTCGGCTTCATCCTGTTCCAGAACGGCAGCCGCGAGTATGGCGGCAACGACTTCACGATCCGCGAAGCGGACGGCGGTCGCGCATCGGTCGACAGCGATCCGAGCGGTCTCGTCATGCGTGGCGAAGACGGCGAGTTGATCGTGACCAAGGGTGAAACGTTCTTTGCCGACAGCCGGCTGAACATCGACGGCGAGACCCGCGTCACCTCCGGCGCCGATCCGGAGAGCGGCAACCTTGTCCTGGGCTTCGAGGACCTGTCCGACCAGGACTTCAACGACCTCGTGTTCGCGGTCGAGAACGGGATCGATCACAGCGCGGCCTTCGATCCGACGGCGGCCGACATGGCGACGACCTCGGACGACATGATGCTCGTCTGA
- a CDS encoding MFS transporter, translating to MERTERDIEEDDSLENDIVERLAAEAGPVAGTEAAAPPSALTAFLTLFPSIFLPMFLAVIDQTIVAAALPSIAASVGNVHQISWVVVAYLLTATVAAPVYGRLGDLLGRRRLMLIALCVVLAGSLLCAIADTLPVLVLGRIVQGLGGGGLMTLTQALVGEVVAPRDRPRYQGFLAAVAVSASTFGPVAGGYLTEHLGWRSIFYLNIPLTLVALALALRLPNRLDSRREFRFDVKGMFLFATAVIAALLALNTLQTPTAETLPLVGALMAGAVVAAWLLFHEERRASVPLFPLDLLRAPSIWRSDALAFCHGAVLVGLVTVMPIYLRVVLGASASEIGLLMLPMTAGVGIGSILTGQAAGRSGRTAIYPSIGLIGATATLLILALYAHALDRAQMAVLLGVNSLFMGTVMGIVQVTVQVAAGPGMLGAASGSVQFSRSVGAAFGTALAMAVLFLTLAVGDPAAAAAFTDSVAQAHTAAATALAGPVMDTIQVAFRNAFLAITAFSVAALALAWTLPLRRL from the coding sequence TTGGAACGAACCGAGCGGGACATCGAGGAGGACGATAGCCTCGAGAACGACATCGTCGAGCGGCTCGCCGCCGAGGCCGGCCCGGTCGCCGGAACGGAGGCGGCCGCTCCGCCATCGGCGCTGACGGCGTTCCTCACCCTGTTCCCCTCGATCTTCCTGCCGATGTTCCTGGCGGTGATCGACCAGACCATCGTCGCCGCCGCCCTGCCCTCGATCGCCGCCTCGGTCGGCAACGTCCACCAGATCTCGTGGGTGGTCGTCGCCTACCTCCTGACCGCGACGGTAGCCGCGCCCGTCTACGGCCGGCTGGGCGATTTGCTCGGCCGCCGTCGGCTGATGCTGATCGCGCTTTGCGTGGTCCTCGCCGGGTCCCTGCTCTGCGCGATCGCCGACACCCTGCCTGTCCTGGTTCTCGGCCGGATCGTGCAGGGATTGGGCGGCGGCGGGCTCATGACGCTAACCCAGGCCCTGGTCGGCGAGGTCGTGGCGCCGCGCGACCGGCCGCGCTACCAGGGCTTCCTCGCCGCCGTCGCGGTGAGCGCCAGCACGTTCGGTCCGGTCGCAGGCGGCTATCTAACCGAGCATCTGGGCTGGCGCTCGATCTTCTACCTCAACATCCCGTTGACGCTGGTCGCGCTGGCCCTTGCTTTGCGCCTGCCGAACCGGCTCGACAGCCGCCGGGAGTTCCGCTTCGACGTCAAAGGCATGTTCCTGTTCGCGACGGCGGTGATCGCGGCCCTGCTCGCGCTCAACACCCTGCAGACGCCGACGGCGGAAACCCTGCCGCTCGTCGGCGCGCTGATGGCAGGCGCGGTCGTGGCCGCGTGGCTTCTCTTCCACGAGGAGCGCCGGGCCAGCGTGCCGCTCTTTCCGCTCGATCTGCTGCGTGCGCCCTCGATATGGCGAAGCGACGCCCTCGCCTTCTGCCACGGCGCCGTGCTGGTCGGGCTGGTGACGGTGATGCCGATCTACCTGCGCGTCGTGCTGGGCGCCTCGGCCAGCGAGATCGGCCTGCTCATGCTGCCGATGACGGCCGGCGTCGGCATCGGGTCGATCCTGACCGGCCAGGCGGCCGGGCGCAGCGGCCGGACGGCGATCTATCCCTCGATCGGCCTGATCGGCGCCACCGCGACGCTGCTCATCCTCGCCCTCTACGCCCATGCCCTCGACCGAGCGCAGATGGCCGTGCTTCTCGGCGTGAACTCGCTGTTCATGGGCACGGTGATGGGGATCGTGCAGGTGACCGTGCAAGTCGCGGCCGGTCCCGGCATGCTGGGCGCCGCGTCGGGCTCCGTGCAGTTCTCCCGCTCGGTCGGCGCGGCCTTCGGCACCGCGCTCGCGATGGCCGTTCTGTTCCTCACCCTAGCCGTGGGCGATCCGGCCGCGGCCGCGGCCTTCACGGACAGCGTCGCCCAGGCTCATACGGCGGCGGCGACCGCGTTGGCCGGTCCCGTCATGGACACGATCCAGGTCGCGTTCCGCAACGCCTTCCTCGCGATCACGGCCTTCTCGGTGGCCGCCCTCGCCCTGGCCTGGACGCTGCCGCTCCGACGTCTCTGA
- a CDS encoding dihydrodipicolinate synthase family protein, whose product MAFDEQASGVYAIAATPFHPDGRLDTTSLDRLTDFYLGCGVTGLTILGIMGEAPKLDAEESMTVVRQVVKRSTVPVVVGVSAPGFAAMRSLARGAMDAGAAGVMIAPVPSLRTDDSIVAYYRQAVEAIGEDVPFVIQDYPLTLSVVMTPEVIRRIVADNPSCVMLKHEDWPGLEKISALRRMQTEGKLRPLSILCGNGGLFLDFEMERGADGAMTGYCFPDMLVDVVRLCQGGERDHAHDLFDAHLPLIRYEQQQGVGLATRKYILQKRGVIASDAQRKPAGGLTAAARAEIDYLLARLARFDPRADFSGAAAAE is encoded by the coding sequence ATGGCATTCGACGAACAGGCGAGCGGCGTCTACGCGATCGCGGCGACGCCGTTCCATCCCGACGGGCGGCTCGACACGACCTCGCTCGACCGGCTGACCGACTTCTACCTGGGCTGCGGCGTCACCGGGCTGACCATCCTGGGCATCATGGGCGAGGCGCCCAAGCTCGACGCCGAGGAGTCGATGACGGTCGTCCGCCAGGTCGTGAAGCGCTCGACCGTGCCGGTCGTGGTCGGCGTGTCAGCGCCCGGCTTCGCGGCCATGCGCTCGCTCGCCCGCGGCGCCATGGACGCGGGTGCCGCGGGCGTGATGATCGCGCCGGTCCCTTCCCTGCGCACCGACGACTCGATCGTCGCCTACTACCGCCAGGCGGTCGAGGCGATCGGCGAGGACGTGCCTTTCGTCATCCAGGACTACCCGCTGACGCTGAGCGTGGTGATGACGCCCGAGGTCATCCGCCGGATCGTCGCCGACAATCCGTCCTGCGTCATGCTCAAGCACGAGGACTGGCCGGGCCTGGAGAAGATCTCCGCGCTGCGCCGCATGCAGACGGAGGGCAAGCTGCGGCCGCTCTCGATCCTGTGCGGCAATGGCGGCCTATTCCTCGACTTCGAGATGGAACGCGGCGCCGACGGCGCCATGACCGGCTACTGCTTCCCCGACATGCTGGTCGACGTCGTGCGCCTGTGCCAGGGCGGCGAGCGCGACCACGCCCACGACCTGTTCGATGCGCACCTGCCGCTGATCCGGTATGAGCAACAGCAGGGTGTCGGGCTGGCGACGCGGAAATATATCCTGCAAAAGCGGGGCGTGATCGCGTCGGACGCGCAGCGCAAGCCGGCCGGAGGCCTCACCGCCGCCGCGCGCGCCGAGATCGACTACCTCCTGGCCCGCCTCGCACGCTTCGATCCGCGCGCGGATTTCTCGGGAGCGGCCGCCGCGGAATAA
- a CDS encoding ribonuclease activity regulator RraA, translating to MPLDANAVATLQAVSTATITTILLKKGLRNVWMRGTRPIRDGQPRLVGPAFTFRFVPAREDLATPASWSSPISTRAAIEAMPEGAIAVVGANGVTDAGIFGDILCARMAKRGVAALVTDGVVRDLAGVLGTGLPVWCSGQAAPPSVAGLTFVGWQEPIGCGGVAVFPDDVVVVDDDGAVLIPQALLPEVLAEASEQERMEEWIMQEVGKGAALPGLYPMNAETKARYESDKKG from the coding sequence ATGCCCCTGGACGCCAACGCCGTCGCGACCCTGCAAGCGGTCTCGACGGCGACGATCACGACGATCCTTCTGAAGAAGGGCCTGCGCAACGTCTGGATGCGCGGCACCCGTCCGATCCGGGACGGCCAGCCGCGCCTCGTCGGCCCGGCCTTCACCTTCCGCTTCGTCCCCGCGCGCGAGGATCTGGCGACGCCCGCCTCCTGGTCGTCGCCGATCTCGACCCGCGCCGCGATCGAGGCCATGCCCGAGGGCGCCATCGCCGTGGTCGGCGCCAACGGCGTGACCGACGCCGGCATCTTCGGCGACATCCTCTGCGCGCGCATGGCCAAACGCGGTGTGGCCGCGCTCGTGACCGACGGCGTCGTGCGCGATCTCGCGGGCGTGCTCGGCACCGGCCTGCCGGTCTGGTGCAGCGGCCAGGCGGCGCCGCCCTCGGTCGCCGGCCTCACCTTCGTCGGCTGGCAGGAGCCGATCGGCTGCGGCGGCGTCGCGGTCTTCCCGGACGACGTCGTCGTGGTCGACGACGACGGCGCGGTCCTGATCCCGCAGGCGCTTCTCCCCGAGGTCCTGGCCGAGGCATCGGAGCAGGAGCGCATGGAGGAGTGGATCATGCAGGAGGTCGGCAAGGGCGCGGCCCTGCCCGGCCTCTACCCGATGAACGCCGAGACCAAGGCGCGCTACGAATCCGACAAGAAAGGCTGA
- a CDS encoding LysR family transcriptional regulator — MDTRFLESFVAVVEQGSYADAARRLGMTPAGVAQRIRALEIEIGTTLLARSGRVVRPTEAGSAILGRSRTFLREIRDLRTIATAPTMAGDLRLGAISTALTGLIPALLNRMTARHPRIGIYIEPGTSIELYAKLIGGDLDAALLVEPPFAMPKALAFTPVRTEPLVVIAPGLDRAVDPATLLRTRPFIRYDRRHWGGRLADDYLRTIGIRPQERFELDALEAIAVMVDRGLGVSLVPDWAPPWPGGLSLARLVPQPQPPARTVGILAQAASPRARLIEAFVRAGTDA, encoded by the coding sequence ATGGACACCCGTTTCCTCGAAAGCTTCGTGGCCGTGGTCGAGCAAGGCTCCTACGCGGACGCCGCCAGGCGGCTCGGCATGACGCCGGCCGGCGTGGCGCAACGGATCCGGGCGCTCGAGATCGAGATCGGCACGACGCTGCTCGCCCGCTCCGGCCGGGTCGTCCGGCCGACCGAGGCGGGCAGCGCCATTCTCGGACGGTCACGGACCTTCCTGCGCGAGATACGCGACCTGCGCACCATCGCGACCGCCCCCACCATGGCGGGCGACCTCCGCCTGGGCGCGATCTCGACCGCGCTGACCGGCCTGATCCCGGCCCTGCTCAACCGGATGACCGCGCGTCATCCCAGGATCGGCATCTATATCGAGCCCGGCACCTCGATCGAGCTCTACGCCAAGCTGATCGGCGGCGACCTCGACGCGGCGCTCCTGGTCGAGCCGCCCTTCGCCATGCCGAAGGCGCTGGCGTTCACGCCCGTCCGCACCGAGCCCCTGGTCGTCATCGCGCCGGGTCTCGATCGGGCCGTCGATCCGGCGACCCTCCTGCGCACACGCCCGTTCATCCGCTACGATCGCCGCCATTGGGGCGGACGCCTGGCGGACGACTATCTCCGGACGATCGGCATCCGGCCGCAGGAGCGGTTCGAGCTCGACGCGCTCGAGGCGATCGCCGTCATGGTCGATCGCGGCCTCGGCGTTTCGCTCGTGCCGGATTGGGCGCCGCCCTGGCCGGGCGGGCTGTCGCTTGCCCGGCTCGTCCCGCAGCCGCAGCCGCCGGCACGCACGGTCGGCATCCTGGCCCAGGCGGCATCGCCGCGCGCCCGCCTGATCGAGGCCTTCGTCCGCGCCGGCACCGATGCCTGA
- a CDS encoding alpha/beta hydrolase — MRIRPAVLAACALCLAAHTAKAQDIDLQERFDPLGPDVRTAELAGGKTVGYIDVGPKDGPAVLFIGGAGTSVYIFAVTEFMRSLREQLGLRFVSVERDGFGLTDVTPDWTYDDYAGEVREVLATLGVERFSIAAISGGGPYAAAVASAMPDRVRSIHLMAALSEFDPERPDTMTRCTKPVEERTQALAAYAARPDAWWDLGPNAPTDHIPGWHTQAANDGARTFSMNGVGGDTRGLIAEYERFCRLKVADLSEVEAPVFIYQGSDDTAVRPVHADFWQAHFPNVAKRRDYPGEGHTVQYRHWDQVLIDMAGMDDRIVACEGGRSVLVPEAEIEARTADGASLGICAWQEVDAAIGK; from the coding sequence ATGCGTATCCGACCGGCCGTCCTGGCGGCATGTGCGCTCTGCCTCGCGGCCCACACGGCAAAAGCGCAGGACATCGACCTGCAGGAGCGCTTCGATCCCCTGGGCCCCGACGTCCGCACGGCTGAGCTCGCCGGCGGCAAGACGGTCGGCTACATCGATGTCGGTCCCAAGGACGGGCCGGCCGTCCTCTTCATCGGCGGCGCCGGCACCAGCGTCTATATCTTCGCCGTGACCGAGTTCATGCGTTCGCTGCGCGAGCAGCTCGGCCTGCGCTTCGTCTCGGTCGAGCGCGACGGCTTCGGCCTGACCGACGTCACGCCGGACTGGACCTATGACGACTACGCGGGCGAGGTTCGCGAAGTGCTGGCGACGCTTGGCGTCGAGCGCTTCAGCATCGCCGCGATCTCGGGCGGCGGGCCGTACGCGGCCGCGGTCGCATCCGCCATGCCCGACCGCGTGCGCTCGATCCACCTCATGGCGGCCTTGTCCGAGTTCGACCCCGAGCGTCCCGACACCATGACCCGCTGCACCAAGCCGGTGGAGGAGCGCACGCAGGCCCTCGCCGCCTACGCCGCCCGTCCGGATGCATGGTGGGACCTCGGCCCGAACGCGCCGACCGACCATATACCGGGCTGGCACACCCAGGCCGCCAACGACGGCGCGCGGACCTTCTCGATGAACGGGGTCGGCGGCGACACGCGCGGGCTGATCGCCGAGTACGAGCGCTTCTGCCGGCTGAAGGTCGCCGATCTGTCCGAGGTCGAGGCGCCCGTCTTCATCTACCAGGGCAGCGACGACACCGCGGTGCGTCCGGTCCATGCCGACTTCTGGCAGGCGCATTTCCCCAATGTCGCGAAGCGGCGGGACTATCCCGGCGAAGGCCACACCGTGCAGTACCGGCACTGGGATCAGGTCCTGATCGACATGGCCGGGATGGACGATCGCATCGTCGCCTGCGAGGGGGGCCGCTCGGTGCTGGTCCCGGAGGCGGAGATCGAGGCGCGTACGGCCGACGGGGCGAGTCTCGGCATCTGCGCGTGGCAGGAGGTCGACGCGGCGATCGGGAAGTGA
- a CDS encoding BrnT family toxin, whose protein sequence is MQLRVRGFDWDDGNRTKCQKHGVAVAEIEEMLAGVVLIVPDEAHSQSEARHRAIGRTASGRAVFIVFTIRERGGASLIRPISARYMHRHEIESYEKENPHLRQR, encoded by the coding sequence ATGCAGCTTCGTGTCCGTGGCTTCGACTGGGACGATGGGAATCGGACCAAATGTCAGAAGCACGGCGTTGCGGTGGCGGAGATCGAAGAGATGTTGGCTGGAGTGGTGCTGATCGTACCCGATGAAGCGCACTCGCAGTCCGAAGCCCGTCATCGCGCCATTGGCCGTACGGCCAGTGGGCGGGCCGTCTTCATCGTGTTCACAATCCGCGAGCGAGGAGGCGCCAGCCTGATTCGCCCGATCAGCGCTCGCTACATGCACAGGCACGAGATCGAGAGCTATGAAAAAGAAAATCCCCACCTTCGGCAGCGATGA
- a CDS encoding BrnA antitoxin family protein — protein sequence MKKKIPTFGSDEEAEDFVASANLAEYDLSGLKSVRFEFEPKSAQLNMRVPRPLLDAVKERARERGIPYTRFIRQIMEDALRRTDPWR from the coding sequence ATGAAAAAGAAAATCCCCACCTTCGGCAGCGATGAGGAAGCCGAGGATTTCGTCGCCTCGGCAAATCTTGCGGAATACGACCTCTCCGGGCTGAAATCAGTCCGGTTCGAGTTCGAACCGAAATCGGCGCAACTGAACATGCGCGTGCCGAGGCCCTTGCTCGATGCCGTGAAGGAGCGCGCGCGGGAGCGGGGCATTCCCTACACGCGCTTCATCCGCCAGATCATGGAGGACGCCCTTCGCCGCACCGACCCTTGGCGCTGA
- a CDS encoding ABC transporter ATP-binding protein, translating into MLRRFFEYYRPHRGLFILDFSCAVLSGLLELGFPMAVRSFVDDLLPGQDWGLIVLASVGLLAIYLINTGLMTIVTYFGHALGINIETEMRRKSFDHLQKLSFRFYDNQKTGHLVARVTKDLEEIGEVAHHGPEDLFIAIMTLIGAFILMFVVHPPLAFITVTIVPVTFWLTWRFGGRMTQNWRALFGKVGQFNARIEDNVGGMRVVQAFANEDHERQLFAVDNESYKRTKLEAYRIMATSISINYLGMRLTQLVVMVAGAAFVLNGSLTQGGFVSFLLLVTVFFRPIEKITAVLETYPKGIAGFKRYTELLAIAPDITDRPGAATVSDLKGDIRYENVTFGYARDKPVLREIDLAIHAGETVAFVGPSGAGKTTICSLLPRFYEIDAGRITIDGVDIRDMTLASLRSQIGIVQQDVFLFAGTIRTNIAYGRLDASEEEILDAARRAHLDGLIAALPDGLDTVIGERGVKLSGGQKQRLAIARMFLKNPPILILDEATSALDTETERAIQRSLTELAKGRTTLVIAHRLATIQNADRIVVVDATGVVEQGRHRDLIASGGAYHRLHEAQYGVSEAG; encoded by the coding sequence ATGCTTCGGCGTTTCTTCGAATATTACCGGCCGCATCGCGGCCTGTTCATCCTCGACTTCTCCTGCGCCGTCCTTTCGGGCCTGCTCGAGCTGGGCTTTCCCATGGCCGTGCGCAGCTTCGTCGACGACCTCCTGCCCGGCCAGGACTGGGGGCTGATCGTGCTGGCCTCGGTCGGCCTGCTGGCGATCTACCTGATCAACACCGGCCTGATGACGATCGTCACCTATTTCGGCCACGCGCTCGGCATCAACATCGAGACCGAGATGCGCCGGAAGAGCTTCGACCATCTGCAAAAGCTCTCGTTCCGTTTCTACGACAACCAGAAGACCGGCCATCTCGTCGCACGCGTCACCAAGGACCTGGAGGAGATCGGCGAGGTCGCCCATCACGGGCCGGAAGACCTGTTCATCGCGATCATGACGCTGATCGGCGCGTTCATCCTGATGTTCGTGGTTCACCCGCCGCTCGCCTTCATCACGGTCACGATCGTTCCGGTGACCTTCTGGCTGACCTGGCGCTTCGGCGGCCGGATGACCCAGAACTGGCGCGCGCTGTTCGGCAAGGTCGGCCAGTTCAACGCCCGCATCGAGGACAATGTCGGCGGCATGCGCGTGGTCCAGGCGTTCGCCAACGAGGACCATGAGCGCCAGCTGTTCGCGGTCGACAACGAGAGCTACAAGCGGACCAAGCTCGAAGCCTACCGCATCATGGCGACCAGCATCTCGATCAACTATCTGGGCATGCGCCTGACTCAACTCGTGGTCATGGTCGCGGGCGCCGCCTTCGTGCTCAACGGCTCGCTGACCCAGGGCGGCTTCGTCAGCTTCCTGTTGCTGGTCACGGTGTTCTTCCGCCCGATCGAGAAGATCACCGCCGTGCTCGAGACCTATCCCAAGGGCATCGCCGGCTTCAAGCGCTACACCGAGCTGCTCGCCATCGCCCCCGACATCACCGACCGGCCGGGCGCGGCCACCGTGTCCGACCTCAAGGGCGACATCCGCTACGAGAACGTTACCTTCGGCTACGCCCGCGACAAGCCGGTCCTGCGCGAGATCGACCTCGCGATCCACGCAGGCGAGACCGTGGCCTTCGTCGGGCCGTCGGGCGCCGGCAAGACCACGATCTGCTCGCTCCTGCCGCGCTTCTACGAGATCGACGCCGGGCGGATCACGATCGACGGCGTCGACATCCGCGACATGACGCTCGCGTCCCTGCGCAGCCAGATCGGCATCGTGCAGCAGGACGTGTTCCTGTTCGCCGGCACGATCCGCACGAACATCGCCTATGGTCGCCTGGACGCGAGCGAGGAGGAGATCCTGGACGCGGCGCGCCGCGCGCATCTGGACGGGCTGATCGCGGCGCTGCCCGACGGCCTGGACACGGTGATCGGCGAGCGCGGCGTGAAGCTGTCCGGCGGACAGAAGCAGCGCCTGGCCATCGCGCGCATGTTCCTGAAGAATCCGCCGATCCTGATCCTGGACGAAGCGACCTCCGCGCTCGACACCGAGACCGAGCGGGCGATCCAGCGCTCACTCACCGAGCTGGCGAAGGGCCGGACGACGCTCGTCATCGCCCATCGTCTGGCGACCATCCAGAACGCGGACCGCATCGTCGTGGTCGATGCGACCGGAGTCGTCGAGCAGGGACGCCACCGCGATCTCATCGCCTCGGGCGGCGCCTACCATCGGCTGCACGAGGCGCAGTACGGCGTGTCCGAGGCCGGCTGA